Proteins co-encoded in one Xiphophorus couchianus chromosome 3, X_couchianus-1.0, whole genome shotgun sequence genomic window:
- the LOC114141936 gene encoding sialic acid-binding Ig-like lectin 13: MDHERKIMMCLVLTFICSSVLGEEWTANVEKSIDALVGSCVVLPCTVSHPGTYLSTSRLRGIWHRKDKSNEIFYHEDSTKILDSFKGRTRLLGNLGQNNCTLEIVQVKDYDNGPFCFRIELVRKDTNEQTKEKYSFVEKCADITMIHDKPQLKLGPIKTATQGKPYTLTCSVHHTCPSHVPQIKWSRERKDDDITEVHKHIHSGVWEAESILSFVPEEKDDESELTCTATFSGGIKSEAKFTLNVKRQQNYNHIIIPAVAVAATAVIFGLFCVLMVKKYKKRIQELQSQDGSMWNRMSRLSRRIRPGASGPTRSDQRRSIWSRFSRRPQRNEHDLSPNNANSCGGQKINKPHFPSPKSQQKSNNYKQDLDDNDDYMNTADLNIYGNV, encoded by the exons ATGGACCACGAGAGAAAGATCATGATGTGTTTGGTTTTGACTT TCATTTGCAGCTCTGTGCTTGGAGAAGAGTGGACGGCCAATGTTGAAAAGTCCATTGACGCTCTAGTTGGCTCCTGTGTTGTGCTGCCCTGTACAGTCAGTCATCCTGGGACTTACCTGTCTACCTCCAGACTCAGGGGCATCTGGCATCGTAAGGACAAATCGAACGAGATCTTCTACCATGAAGACAGCACAAAGATCCTGGACAGCTTTAAGGGCCGAACAAGGTTGCTGGGAAACCTGGGTCAGAACAATTGCACTTTAGAAATAGTTCAAGTTAAAGATTATGACAACGGCCCTTTCTGCTTCCGCATTGAACTTGTACGAAAAGACACCAACGaacaaactaaagaaaagtACTCCTTTGTTGAGAAATGTGCTGACATCACAATGATCC ATGACAAACCTCAACTCAAACTGGGTCCAATAAAGACGGCCACTCAAGGCAAACCCTACACTCTCACCTGCTCTGTTCACCACACCTGCCCCTCGCATGTCCCTCAGATTAAATGGAGTCGGGAAAGAAAGGATGATGACATCACTGAAGTTCATAAACACATTCATTCAGGGGTCTGGGAGGCAGAGTCCATCCTGTCCTTCGTTCCTGAGGAAAAGGATGACGAATCAGAGCTCACCTGCACAGCAACATTTAGTGGGGGAATAAAATCTGAGGCAAAGTTCACACTTAATGTAAAAC GCCAACAAAACTACAACCACATCATCATTCCTGCTGTTGCAGTAGCTGCCACTGCTGTGATCTTTGGACTCTTCTGTGTTTTGATGGTGAAGAAATACAA GAAACGTATTCAAGAGCTGCAAAGTCAAGATGGCAG CATGTGGAACAGGATGTCTAGACTGTCTCGCAG GATTCGTCCTGGCGCCTCAGGACCAACTCGTTCTGATCAAAG AAGGTCTATCTGGAGCAGATTTTCGAG GAGACCCCAAAGGAATGAGCATGATCTAAG TCCCAATAATGCAAACTCCTGTGGTGGACAGAAAATTAACAAACCCCACTTCCCGTCACCAAAGAG CCAACAAAAATCCAACAATTACAAACAG GACCTGGATGACAACGATGACTACATGAACACCGCAGACTTGAATATTTATGGAAAcgtgtaa